DNA from Aggregatimonas sangjinii:
TTATCTAAAGCGCCTGCTTGAAAAAGACCGAGAAGAGTTTGTACTATCTTGGCACTATTATGTTCCTGCCGTATTGTATCTATCCTATCTGATTTTTATCAATACCTATACAAGTCAGGAATTTGCACGAAGTTTAAGTTCAGGTGACTTTAGGATTCCTTTTTTTATAGCTGAATTAGCCGCTTTACTTTTTAACTTATATTTTTGGTATTTGAGTGCCCATTTCTTTTCAAAGGTTCTCAAAAAAGAAAAAGAACAGCTTTCGTTTTCGCAAACCGCCCTTGGTTTTGTAAAAGTAATTTTGGTCTGTACTGGCGTAATTCTATTTGCCTGGTCGCTGAGTTTTTGTAGTAACCACTTTTTTCGAATTGCTTTTCCTGTTGTGAACTACAATCTGGTTTGGATTTCTATTCCCGTTTTGATTTACATAGTGGGATATTTTGCATTGAGACAGCCGGAAATATTTAGAGTCTCTGCGATTGAGGAAAAAAGTAAAACCGCCATTAAACCCGTAATGGATGAACAAGAAATTCAAAAGTTGCGACGTAATTTAACTGAACTCATGATAAATGAGAAAGTCTACTTGCACAACGAACTTACTTTGGTAGAACTTTCCCAACTTCTGAATACTTCAACCAATAAACTGTCTTGGTTTCTTAACACGGTCCATCAATCCAATTTCTATGATTTTATCAATGGATATCGAATCAAGGCATTCGTGGCAAAGTTGGAACAAAATGAGCATAAGGCAAAAACGCTTTTCTCCTTGTCGATGGAAGTAGGTTTCAATTCCAAATCAACATTTAATAAGGCCTTTAAGGCCAGTTTGAACGAAACACCAAGCAGTTATATTAAAAAGTTAGCTGGCTGACCATTTTGTTCTAGGCTATACAGACGGTCGATTTTCCAAATTATCTACAGTAAGATTGTTCCTTAAACCGAAATAACAATCTTATGAAAACAAGTAAAGGAGTTCAAAAAAACAACATGGTTTATGTGATGATTGTGACATGCATATTTATACAATATTCATGTTCCGATTATTATGAACAATTATTTGAAAGAAAATCCAAAAATGCCAGGGTAGAAACTTTGGTACAGGATTTTCAGGCAAGTGATGGACTTTCAGTAGATAAGAACGGTACTATTTTTGCCAGTAACTATGCAGGTTTTATGGGTACGGAAGTCTTAAAAGTGAACCCAAGAACAGCGACCGTAGAAGTAGCCGTTAATGACCTTCGAGCACCAACCGGAAATGTGGTCGACAGGTTCGGGAATATCTTCGTTGTCAATAATGTAAGAAGGCTTAGTCCGGATTCGAACGAATTGCAAGGTGATGTACTGAAAGTTTTGAAAGATGGTACGCGCACTGTCATTGGAACCTTACCAGGTTTTCCTTCGGGTATTACACTGGATCATAAAGGCAATGTATATGTTTCCAATTTTTATTTTTCAGGAGTTCATAAGATTACCCCGGATGGAGAAGTGAGCGTCTTTGTACAAGATGACCGACTGTACGGAGGAGTAGGAATTGATTTTGACAACAAGGGTAATCTGTTCGTCGGTAATTTTTCTACAGGGGATATTTTAAAAATTAGTCCCGATAAATCGCTGGAAGTATTGGCAACCATCCCTACCGTTCGTGAAGGTTTTGTCATTGGCTACATCACCTATTTTGGAGAATCAATTTTTGCTACGGCTGTCGGCGAACATGTAATTTATAGGGTTTCCATGTCCGGAGAGGCCAAAATATTCGCGGGATCAGGTATTCAAGAATCTGTGGATGGTAAGCTGATGGAGGCTTCATTCGACACACCAAATGGTATTACGGCAGATCCCAAGCGAAAAGTGTTATACGTAACCGAAGGTGGG
Protein-coding regions in this window:
- a CDS encoding helix-turn-helix domain-containing protein; this encodes MGNYNFIDVLLLLGIAQGFFLGVTLPIVHQRNVKANKVLSVQLILACLTLLTRLVVYKAEEFWLIQRFVLLEPLIFVFGPLGYIYLKRLLEKDREEFVLSWHYYVPAVLYLSYLIFINTYTSQEFARSLSSGDFRIPFFIAELAALLFNLYFWYLSAHFFSKVLKKEKEQLSFSQTALGFVKVILVCTGVILFAWSLSFCSNHFFRIAFPVVNYNLVWISIPVLIYIVGYFALRQPEIFRVSAIEEKSKTAIKPVMDEQEIQKLRRNLTELMINEKVYLHNELTLVELSQLLNTSTNKLSWFLNTVHQSNFYDFINGYRIKAFVAKLEQNEHKAKTLFSLSMEVGFNSKSTFNKAFKASLNETPSSYIKKLAG